The following are encoded in a window of Thiohalobacter sp. IOR34 genomic DNA:
- a CDS encoding addiction module protein: MVKTVEELEREIRSLSDDDRNHLLRDLVADLDGERDPEVEKAWLEEAQRRFRELKDGVVEGISSRDVFKNSRNRLNK, encoded by the coding sequence ATGGTAAAAACAGTCGAAGAGTTAGAACGTGAAATCCGCTCCTTGAGCGATGATGATCGAAATCATTTGTTGAGGGATCTTGTAGCGGATCTAGATGGTGAACGTGACCCGGAAGTTGAGAAAGCCTGGCTAGAGGAAGCACAGAGAAGATTTCGTGAGCTAAAGGATGGCGTTGTTGAAGGTATATCATCCCGGGACGTTTTTAAAAATTCGAGGAATCGCCTGAATAAATGA
- a CDS encoding DUF4160 domain-containing protein, which translates to MHVHIISGEGEAKFWLSPEIELARNYQFSRKQLKEIESLIEVHYDELVSTWQKHFSR; encoded by the coding sequence ATGCATGTTCACATCATATCTGGGGAAGGGGAGGCAAAGTTCTGGCTAAGTCCAGAGATAGAATTGGCCAGGAATTATCAGTTCAGCAGAAAGCAGCTGAAGGAAATCGAATCATTGATAGAGGTTCATTACGATGAGCTCGTTAGCACATGGCAAAAACACTTCAGCCGTTGA
- a CDS encoding DUF2075 domain-containing protein: MSRAYYSATLEKFQNDRDDLILGELTRNHQFALEDLQRNAWIYQVHILKNTLTELPGCYLAFEYAIPRMGKRVDIVLLYQGVIFVLEFKVGEKSYTNSAIEQSLDYAVDLKNFHEESHSRAIVPIVVATEAFDCELEIQSYPDRVFSPVRSNQSNFVSHIKLISAEINEDKHLDPVQWIESIYKPTPTIIEAAQALYKGHNVKEISRSDSGAINLGVTSDTINEIINSSKENNRKSICFITGVPGAGKTLAGLNIANERHNVDEGEHAVFLSGNGPLVEVLQEALARNEVAEKKGTAQQISKNQALTKTKAFIQNIHHFRDDALQNDKPPIERVAVFDEAQRAWTLEQTRSFMARKKGIQGFDMSEPEFLISVLDRHSDWATIICLIGGGQEINTGEAGLSEWFSAIQRDYPHWDVYVSKKLTDQEYTNGENIYSSLNDNQLTVRDELHLSVSVRSYRSEKLAAFVKAFLDGNTLEARTIYAQLKDDYPIVVTRNIDDAKKWLRSQARGGEGLGIIASSGAYRLRPYGIHVKSAIDPKTWFLNDRSDIRSAGFLEDVATEFDIQGLELDWACVAWDANLRKLDDYWEFKSFRGTEWQNINDEIRRRYLLNAYRVLLTRARQGMVIFIPEGDESDRTRKPDFYNPVFQYFMECGVACI; the protein is encoded by the coding sequence ATGAGTCGAGCATATTACTCCGCCACATTAGAGAAATTTCAGAATGATCGAGATGACTTGATCCTTGGCGAGTTAACTCGGAATCATCAATTTGCACTTGAAGATTTACAGAGAAATGCATGGATATATCAAGTCCATATACTTAAAAACACACTAACGGAATTGCCAGGCTGTTACCTTGCATTTGAGTATGCAATTCCAAGAATGGGGAAGCGTGTAGATATTGTTCTTCTTTATCAAGGCGTGATTTTTGTCCTTGAATTTAAAGTCGGGGAAAAGAGTTATACCAATTCTGCCATAGAACAAAGCTTGGACTATGCGGTAGACTTAAAAAATTTCCATGAGGAGAGTCACAGTCGAGCCATTGTTCCCATAGTTGTTGCAACTGAAGCATTTGATTGTGAACTGGAAATTCAATCGTACCCCGATCGTGTCTTCTCACCTGTAAGATCAAACCAGAGTAATTTTGTCTCACATATAAAGTTAATCTCAGCTGAAATCAATGAAGATAAACATTTAGATCCCGTTCAATGGATTGAGTCGATATACAAGCCAACACCCACCATCATTGAAGCGGCCCAGGCTTTATATAAAGGTCACAATGTCAAAGAGATATCCAGGTCAGATTCAGGAGCTATCAATCTTGGAGTCACTTCAGACACGATAAATGAAATTATAAATTCATCTAAGGAAAATAATAGAAAATCAATTTGTTTCATTACAGGGGTGCCCGGTGCCGGAAAGACGCTAGCGGGTCTCAATATTGCGAACGAACGCCACAACGTTGACGAAGGTGAGCATGCGGTATTTCTCTCCGGCAATGGCCCCCTTGTTGAAGTGCTTCAAGAAGCTCTGGCCAGAAATGAAGTGGCTGAAAAAAAAGGCACAGCTCAGCAAATAAGCAAAAACCAGGCTTTAACGAAAACGAAAGCATTTATTCAGAATATTCACCATTTCAGAGATGATGCACTTCAAAATGACAAGCCCCCTATAGAGCGTGTAGCGGTGTTCGATGAGGCGCAACGTGCATGGACATTAGAGCAAACAAGATCTTTTATGGCTCGAAAAAAAGGTATCCAAGGTTTTGATATGTCAGAACCAGAATTCCTTATTAGCGTGCTAGATCGGCATAGTGATTGGGCAACTATTATTTGCTTAATTGGAGGTGGTCAGGAAATAAATACTGGTGAAGCCGGTTTGTCTGAATGGTTTTCGGCAATTCAAAGAGATTACCCGCATTGGGATGTTTATGTTTCAAAGAAACTCACAGATCAAGAGTACACAAATGGGGAAAACATATACTCCTCGTTGAATGATAATCAACTAACAGTAAGAGATGAACTTCATCTATCGGTATCAGTCAGGTCCTATCGCTCAGAGAAGTTGGCTGCTTTCGTTAAAGCTTTCCTAGATGGTAATACTCTGGAGGCCCGTACAATATACGCGCAACTAAAGGACGATTATCCTATTGTGGTAACGCGAAATATTGATGATGCGAAAAAATGGTTGAGGTCGCAGGCTCGTGGTGGTGAGGGCCTGGGTATTATCGCTTCGTCAGGTGCATATAGGTTAAGACCATATGGTATACATGTGAAATCCGCTATTGACCCAAAAACATGGTTCTTAAATGATAGGAGTGATATTCGTTCGGCCGGATTTCTTGAAGACGTTGCAACTGAATTCGATATCCAAGGACTCGAACTTGATTGGGCCTGTGTGGCATGGGATGCCAATTTAAGAAAACTTGATGACTACTGGGAATTTAAGAGCTTTCGCGGCACCGAATGGCAGAACATTAATGACGAAATTAGGAGGCGGTACCTATTAAATGCTTATCGAGTTTTATTGACAAGGGCAAGACAAGGCATGGTTATATTTATACCAGAAGGTGATGAATCAGATAGAACTAGAAAACCTGATTTCTATAACCCAGTCTTTCAGTATTTTATGGAGTGTGGTGTGGCATGTATATAA
- a CDS encoding nitrate reductase produces the protein MSSSEIKTTCPYCGVGCGVLVSVDEAMNVSVRGDPEHPANLGRLCSKGAALGETLGPDNRLLYPMLDGERSDWGRALDRVAGEFRRIIETHGPDAVAFYVSGQLLTEDYYVANKLMKGFIGSANIDTNSRLCMSSAVAGHRRAFGSDSVPCSYEDLERAKLIVLAGSNTAWCHPVLFQRIRRAKQDNPDLMVVVIDPRRTSSCDIADLHLALRPGSDLTLFNGLLAWLERAGEVNRLFVERCTEGAAEALAAAREQAGDPDQVARDCGLPTEQLREFYRLFARTERVVTVFSQGINQFSYGTDKVNAILNCHLATGRIGRPGMGPFSLTGQPNAMGGREVGGLANQLAAHMDIEDPAHRDRVQRFWDSPRIAERPGLKAVELFQAVAEGRVKALWIMATNPAVSLPDSNRVRAALEACEFLVVSDCVERTDTTAYADVLLPALGWGEKEGTVTNSERRISRQRAFLSAAGEARPDWWIVSEAARRMGFEQAFDYRTVAEVWREHAALSGFENDGARDFDISALAGLGDEAYDHLQPIQWPVTANTPDGTARLFGDGRFHTPSGRARLVAVGERRPEHATDADYPLVLNTGRVRDHWHTMTRTGKSPRLSGHIVEPYAELHPHDAARYGISDNGLVRLRSRWGEISVRARVSDAQQPGSVFVPMHWNLQFSSVPSVDCLVNPATDPVSGQPEFKHTPVAIEPRDLAWYGFILSRRRLELHDAVPQGAFSGSCGTIHLAYWVCAKGQGMWRYEIAGDQAPEDWARQARVLLCSQDREVDWLEYFDTAANRYRAARLVDGRLESCIFIGPDIELPSRDWLSQLFEQGPLNDAERTSLLTGKPAAGQKDAGHVVCACFGVGVNTLIEAIQEQKLSSVEEIGEVLKAGTNCGSCVPELKALLAAHH, from the coding sequence ATGTCTTCCAGCGAAATAAAGACCACCTGCCCCTACTGCGGCGTTGGCTGCGGCGTCCTGGTCTCGGTGGACGAGGCCATGAACGTCAGCGTGCGCGGCGACCCCGAGCATCCCGCCAACCTCGGCCGGCTGTGCTCCAAGGGCGCCGCGCTGGGCGAGACGCTCGGCCCCGACAACCGGCTGCTGTATCCGATGCTGGATGGTGAGCGCAGCGACTGGGGGAGGGCGCTGGACCGGGTGGCGGGCGAATTCAGGCGCATCATCGAGACCCACGGGCCGGACGCGGTGGCCTTCTACGTCTCCGGCCAGTTGCTCACCGAGGACTACTACGTGGCCAACAAGCTGATGAAGGGCTTCATCGGCTCGGCCAACATCGACACCAACTCCAGGCTGTGCATGTCCTCGGCGGTGGCCGGCCACAGGCGCGCCTTCGGCAGCGACAGCGTGCCCTGCAGCTACGAGGACCTGGAGCGGGCCAAGCTGATCGTGCTGGCCGGCTCCAACACCGCCTGGTGCCACCCGGTGCTGTTCCAGCGCATCCGCAGGGCAAAGCAGGACAACCCGGACCTGATGGTGGTGGTCATCGACCCGCGCCGCACGTCGAGCTGCGACATCGCCGATTTGCACCTGGCGCTGCGTCCCGGCAGCGACCTCACCCTGTTCAACGGCCTGCTGGCCTGGCTGGAACGGGCCGGCGAGGTCAACCGCCTGTTCGTCGAGCGCTGCACCGAGGGCGCGGCCGAGGCCCTGGCCGCCGCCCGCGAACAGGCGGGCGATCCCGACCAGGTGGCGCGCGACTGTGGCCTGCCCACGGAGCAGTTGCGCGAATTCTACCGCCTGTTCGCCCGCACCGAGCGGGTGGTGACGGTGTTCTCGCAGGGCATCAACCAGTTCTCCTATGGCACCGACAAGGTCAACGCCATCCTCAACTGCCACCTTGCCACCGGGCGCATCGGCCGCCCCGGCATGGGACCCTTCTCCCTTACCGGCCAGCCCAACGCCATGGGCGGGCGTGAGGTGGGCGGCCTGGCCAACCAGCTTGCCGCGCACATGGACATCGAAGATCCCGCTCACCGTGATCGGGTGCAGCGTTTCTGGGACTCGCCACGCATCGCCGAACGCCCCGGCCTGAAGGCGGTGGAGCTGTTCCAGGCGGTGGCCGAAGGTCGGGTGAAGGCGCTGTGGATCATGGCCACCAACCCGGCGGTGAGCCTGCCCGACAGCAACCGCGTGCGTGCAGCGCTCGAGGCCTGCGAGTTCCTGGTAGTGTCGGACTGCGTGGAACGCACCGACACCACCGCCTATGCCGACGTGCTGCTGCCCGCGCTGGGCTGGGGCGAGAAGGAAGGCACGGTCACCAACTCCGAGCGACGCATCTCGCGCCAGCGCGCCTTCCTGTCCGCGGCGGGCGAAGCCCGTCCCGACTGGTGGATCGTCAGCGAGGCGGCGCGGCGCATGGGCTTCGAGCAGGCCTTTGACTACCGCACGGTGGCGGAGGTGTGGCGCGAGCATGCGGCCCTGTCCGGTTTCGAGAACGACGGCGCGAGGGATTTCGACATCAGCGCCCTGGCCGGACTCGGCGACGAGGCCTATGATCACCTGCAGCCCATTCAATGGCCGGTGACGGCCAACACGCCTGACGGCACGGCGCGCCTGTTCGGCGACGGGCGCTTCCATACCCCCAGCGGTCGCGCGCGGCTGGTGGCGGTGGGCGAACGCCGGCCCGAGCACGCCACCGACGCCGACTACCCGCTGGTGCTCAACACCGGCCGGGTGCGCGACCACTGGCACACCATGACCCGCACCGGCAAGTCGCCGCGCCTGTCCGGCCACATCGTCGAACCCTATGCCGAGCTGCATCCGCACGACGCCGCGCGTTATGGCATCAGCGACAACGGCCTGGTGCGGCTGCGCAGCCGCTGGGGCGAGATCAGCGTGCGGGCGCGCGTCAGCGATGCCCAGCAGCCGGGCAGCGTGTTCGTGCCCATGCACTGGAACCTGCAGTTCTCCAGTGTGCCCAGCGTCGACTGCCTGGTGAACCCGGCTACCGACCCCGTCTCGGGCCAGCCCGAGTTCAAGCACACGCCGGTGGCCATCGAGCCACGCGACCTGGCCTGGTACGGCTTCATCCTCTCGCGCCGCCGGCTGGAACTGCACGACGCCGTACCCCAGGGCGCCTTCTCTGGCTCCTGCGGAACCATTCACCTTGCCTACTGGGTCTGCGCCAAAGGGCAGGGCATGTGGCGTTACGAGATCGCCGGCGACCAGGCGCCGGAAGACTGGGCGCGCCAGGCCCGCGTGCTGCTGTGCAGCCAGGACAGAGAGGTGGACTGGCTGGAATACTTCGATACCGCCGCCAACCGCTACCGCGCCGCGCGCCTGGTGGACGGCCGGCTGGAGAGCTGCATCTTCATCGGTCCGGACATCGAGTTGCCGTCGCGTGACTGGCTGTCGCAACTGTTCGAGCAGGGCCCCCTGAACGATGCCGAGCGCACCAGCCTGCTCACTGGCAAGCCCGCCGCCGGCCAGAAGGATGCCGGGCACGTCGTCTGTGCCTGCTTCGGGGTCGGCGTCAATACCCTGATCGAAGCCATACAGGAACAGAAGCTGAGCAGCGTGGAAGAGATCGGGGAGGTGCTGAAAGCCGGTACCAATTGCGGTTCCTGCGTCCCGGAACTCAAGGCATTGCTGGCGGCACATCACTGA
- a CDS encoding methyl-accepting chemotaxis protein, which produces MFHSIKAKILILGLAPLILALTFAAMQVFDRYRLAQEMEAFAPVTDLGIRIGSLLHETQKERGASAGYLAKGSQAFLETMRKQRQLTDEKRHQLLQFLGGFSSAGYGEDFANSLQQALAALQSIDAFRTRVDQHTLDLEEELEFYTHINRLLLDVVRFAAYAVDEQEINHHYSAYENFMQAKEREGVIRAVLSAAFGQNHFAGNTGSYFIRLLEAQSIYLAKFTSLASPAQREFYAQTLSDPRVAEVTRMVAVASKYIDQRLSATTPQAMTGFGIDSKYWFDTITHKINLLKKVEDRLAGDLQAAMTGKQQQAWHDLQLLVSIALASVGIILAALWFVGRSISLPLLQATGFAKRVANGDLSGHIETHSQDEIGHLCEALNYMRSNLRTMIHNLSDTAVALTTKSGNINDSVSLLADSMQRQHIETDQVATAMNEMAATVQDVARNAEEGARATHSAHQETKKGQAIVAQVADTVHKLADDVRHSSGVIQELSEKSRNIGTIIETISGIAEQTNLLALNAAIEAARAGEHGRGFAVVADEVRSLANRTQDATQEINSVIEELCSGVEQAVTAMDVGRSRAEAAVAEAGSARDSLSEIDHAVDSIDSMTTQIATAASEQGAVAEEMNRNVVAIADLADKTLGESQEIRQIGDQLVRIADDLMDKFHEFKIEDEA; this is translated from the coding sequence ATGTTTCACAGCATTAAAGCCAAGATCCTGATACTGGGTCTTGCCCCCCTCATCCTGGCCCTGACATTTGCTGCCATGCAGGTGTTCGACCGCTACCGTCTGGCCCAAGAGATGGAAGCCTTCGCCCCCGTCACCGATCTGGGCATCCGGATTGGCAGCCTGCTCCACGAAACCCAGAAGGAACGCGGCGCCTCGGCCGGCTATCTCGCCAAGGGTTCCCAGGCATTCCTGGAAACCATGCGCAAGCAGCGCCAGTTGACGGATGAGAAACGCCACCAGCTACTGCAATTCCTTGGTGGCTTTTCCAGTGCAGGCTACGGGGAGGACTTCGCCAACAGCCTGCAGCAGGCCCTGGCGGCACTGCAAAGCATCGACGCTTTCCGCACCCGGGTCGACCAGCATACGCTCGACCTCGAGGAGGAACTGGAATTCTATACCCACATCAACCGCCTGTTGCTCGATGTAGTACGTTTCGCCGCCTATGCCGTGGATGAACAGGAGATCAACCACCACTATTCCGCCTACGAGAATTTCATGCAGGCCAAGGAGCGGGAAGGCGTCATCCGCGCCGTGCTCAGCGCCGCCTTTGGCCAGAATCATTTTGCTGGGAATACGGGCAGCTACTTCATACGCCTTCTCGAGGCGCAATCCATCTATCTTGCAAAATTCACCTCTCTGGCCTCCCCCGCGCAGCGCGAATTCTATGCGCAGACCCTCTCCGATCCCCGTGTTGCCGAGGTCACGCGCATGGTTGCCGTAGCGAGCAAATACATCGACCAGAGACTGTCTGCCACCACTCCGCAGGCCATGACCGGCTTCGGCATCGACTCCAAGTACTGGTTCGACACCATCACCCACAAGATCAATCTTCTGAAAAAGGTCGAGGACCGACTGGCCGGCGACCTGCAGGCGGCCATGACAGGCAAGCAGCAGCAGGCCTGGCATGACCTGCAACTGCTCGTCTCCATCGCCCTGGCCTCGGTCGGCATCATCCTGGCCGCTCTCTGGTTCGTGGGCCGCAGCATCTCCCTGCCACTGCTGCAGGCGACCGGCTTTGCCAAGCGCGTCGCCAATGGCGACCTCAGCGGTCACATCGAGACTCACAGCCAGGACGAGATCGGCCATCTGTGCGAGGCCCTGAACTACATGCGCTCGAACCTGCGCACCATGATCCACAACCTGTCGGACACGGCCGTGGCCCTGACCACGAAATCGGGCAACATCAACGACAGCGTCAGCTTGCTCGCCGACAGCATGCAGCGCCAACACATAGAAACCGACCAGGTGGCGACGGCGATGAACGAGATGGCCGCCACCGTGCAGGACGTGGCGAGGAATGCCGAGGAAGGCGCCCGGGCCACCCACAGCGCCCATCAGGAAACCAAGAAGGGCCAGGCCATCGTCGCCCAGGTAGCCGATACCGTCCACAAACTGGCTGACGACGTACGGCATTCGTCCGGCGTCATCCAGGAACTCTCAGAGAAGAGCCGCAACATCGGCACCATCATCGAAACCATCAGCGGCATCGCCGAGCAGACCAACCTGCTGGCCCTCAACGCCGCCATCGAGGCGGCCCGGGCTGGCGAGCACGGACGCGGCTTCGCCGTGGTGGCCGACGAGGTCCGCTCCCTGGCCAACCGCACCCAGGATGCGACCCAGGAGATCAACAGCGTGATCGAAGAACTCTGCAGCGGCGTCGAACAGGCGGTCACAGCCATGGATGTCGGCCGCAGCCGCGCCGAGGCTGCCGTTGCCGAAGCGGGCAGTGCCCGGGACTCGCTGAGCGAGATCGACCACGCCGTCGACTCCATCGACAGCATGACCACCCAGATCGCAACCGCAGCCAGCGAACAGGGTGCGGTCGCCGAGGAAATGAACCGCAACGTGGTCGCCATCGCCGACCTCGCGGACAAGACCCTGGGCGAAAGCCAGGAGATCAGGCAGATCGGCGACCAGCTGGTCAGGATCGCCGATGATCTGATGGACAAGTTCCACGAGTTCAAGATCGAGGACGAGGCCTAG
- a CDS encoding IS3 family transposase (programmed frameshift): MKKSTRYSPEVRERAVRMVFEHQGEHDSQWAAMASVAAKIGCTPETLRKWVRQAERDQGLREGLTTSERERLKALERENRELKRANEILKTASAFFGPGGARPQAEEMIAYIDDHKDRYGVEPICAVLPIAPSTYYEHKAREADPERLPPRVKRDQALSDEVRRVWEENFQVYGARKVWRQLNREGFAVARCTVERLMRSQGLRGVVRGRRCRTTVGDEAADRPLDRVNRQFTATRPNQLWVADITFVATWAGFVYVAFVVDVYARRIVGWRVSRSLRTDLVLDALEQALWSRRDTEGLVHHSDRGCQYLSVRYTERLAEAGIEASVGSRGDSYDNALAETINGLYKAEVIYRRGPWKNMEAVEYATLEWVDWFNHRRLLEPIGNVPPAELEAAYYRHQQESAKAA, from the exons ATGAAGAAGAGTACGAGATATTCCCCGGAAGTGCGGGAACGGGCGGTTCGCATGGTGTTCGAGCACCAGGGTGAACATGATTCACAGTGGGCGGCGATGGCCTCCGTTGCGGCCAAGATTGGCTGTACGCCGGAGACGCTTCGGAAATGGGTGAGACAGGCGGAGCGTGACCAGGGACTGCGAGAGGGCCTGACGACCTCGGAACGTGAGCGGCTCAAGGCGCTGGAGCGGGAGAACCGGGAGCTGAAGCGGGCCAACGAGATACTGAAGACGGCGTCGGCTTTTTTCG GCCCAGGCGGAGCTCGACCGCAAGCTGAGGAGATGATCGCCTACATCGACGATCACAAGGATCGCTACGGGGTCGAGCCGATCTGCGCGGTATTGCCGATTGCCCCGTCGACCTACTACGAACACAAGGCCCGTGAGGCCGACCCGGAACGGCTACCGCCGCGTGTGAAGCGCGACCAGGCACTGTCCGATGAGGTCCGGCGGGTCTGGGAAGAGAATTTCCAGGTGTACGGTGCCAGGAAGGTCTGGCGTCAGTTGAACCGGGAGGGGTTCGCGGTGGCACGCTGCACGGTGGAGCGTCTGATGCGGTCGCAGGGGCTGCGTGGCGTGGTACGTGGGCGCCGCTGCCGGACGACGGTCGGCGATGAGGCGGCGGACCGTCCGCTGGACCGGGTGAACCGGCAGTTTACGGCGACGCGGCCGAACCAGTTGTGGGTGGCGGATATCACCTTCGTGGCAACCTGGGCGGGCTTTGTCTATGTGGCGTTCGTAGTGGACGTCTACGCCCGCCGGATCGTCGGCTGGCGCGTGTCGCGCTCGCTCCGGACGGACCTGGTGCTGGATGCGCTGGAGCAGGCGCTGTGGTCTCGCCGGGACACGGAGGGTCTAGTGCATCACAGCGACCGGGGTTGCCAGTACCTGTCGGTGCGCTATACGGAGCGATTGGCCGAGGCAGGTATTGAAGCCTCTGTCGGCAGCCGGGGTGACTCATACGACAACGCTTTGGCGGAAACGATCAATGGCCTGTACAAGGCCGAGGTTATCTACCGGCGGGGTCCCTGGAAGAACATGGAGGCGGTCGAGTACGCGACCCTGGAGTGGGTGGACTGGTTCAACCACCGGCGGCTGCTGGAGCCGATCGGCAATGTACCACCGGCGGAATTGGAAGCGGCGTATTATCGCCACCAGCAAGAGTCGGCCAAGGCGGCCTGA
- a CDS encoding DUF2442 domain-containing protein: MSSLAHGKNTSAVEVTNISFHGLWILAHGKELFIPYDQFPWFKDQKLSSVLKVEEVSPGHFYWPDLDVDLTEEIIEHPERFPLSAKSTS; this comes from the coding sequence ATGAGCTCGTTAGCACATGGCAAAAACACTTCAGCCGTTGAAGTAACAAATATTTCGTTCCATGGCTTGTGGATTCTTGCGCATGGTAAGGAATTGTTTATTCCATACGATCAATTCCCTTGGTTCAAAGATCAAAAATTATCATCTGTACTAAAAGTAGAAGAGGTGTCGCCTGGTCATTTCTATTGGCCCGATTTGGATGTCGACTTAACTGAAGAGATTATCGAACACCCAGAGCGTTTTCCATTGTCAGCCAAAAGCACCTCTTAG
- a CDS encoding phage integrase N-terminal SAM-like domain-containing protein — MTGIRLLDQVRNTIRALHYSRKTEQAYCYWIRHYIRFHQYRHPISLCNRDVARFLSHLALERRLSVTSQHQAFNALVFLYAEVLGKPLGKADGWVRESCSVLGHG, encoded by the coding sequence ATGACGGGGATTCGCCTTCTCGATCAGGTGCGGAATACCATCCGCGCCCTTCATTACAGCCGCAAGACGGAACAGGCGTATTGTTATTGGATACGCCACTACATTCGTTTTCATCAATACCGACACCCGATCTCGCTGTGCAATAGGGATGTTGCCCGCTTTCTTTCCCACCTTGCACTTGAACGGCGGCTTTCGGTGACGAGTCAGCATCAGGCCTTCAATGCCCTGGTCTTTCTCTATGCCGAGGTGTTGGGGAAGCCTTTGGGGAAGGCTGATGGGTGGGTCAGGGAAAGCTGCAGCGTGTTGGGGCACGGGTAA
- the nirD gene encoding nitrite reductase small subunit NirD, with protein sequence MQAEAAMTEQEWIEVGRLEEIPRQGARVVRSRDGDIAVFRTADDQVFALRDRCPHKGGPLSQGIVHDHKVACPLHDWKISLETGEAVAPDEGCAARFPVRVEDGVIFLALSPDQGCPNR encoded by the coding sequence ATGCAAGCAGAAGCAGCGATGACAGAGCAGGAATGGATCGAGGTGGGGCGGCTGGAGGAGATCCCGCGCCAAGGGGCGCGCGTGGTCCGCAGTCGGGACGGTGACATCGCCGTGTTTCGTACCGCGGACGACCAGGTGTTCGCGCTGCGCGACAGATGCCCGCACAAGGGCGGGCCGCTGTCGCAGGGCATCGTGCACGACCACAAGGTCGCCTGCCCGCTGCACGACTGGAAGATCAGCCTGGAGACCGGCGAGGCCGTGGCCCCCGACGAGGGCTGCGCGGCACGTTTCCCGGTACGGGTCGAGGACGGCGTGATCTTTCTCGCGCTGAGTCCGGACCAAGGCTGTCCGAACCGCTGA
- a CDS encoding type II toxin-antitoxin system RelE/ParE family toxin, whose protein sequence is MNIEFHPEASVEFLAAADFYENEVPGLGEGFISEVKRITALIGSHPAICTPIDEVFRRDVLVRFPFSVIYDSENNRLWIIAVANQRRRPGY, encoded by the coding sequence ATGAATATCGAATTCCACCCAGAAGCAAGCGTGGAATTTCTGGCTGCAGCGGACTTTTACGAAAATGAAGTTCCCGGACTTGGTGAAGGATTTATATCCGAGGTGAAGCGAATAACCGCGCTTATAGGATCGCATCCTGCCATTTGCACGCCAATTGATGAAGTTTTCCGTAGGGATGTATTAGTACGATTTCCGTTCTCTGTCATATATGATTCTGAAAATAACAGGTTATGGATTATTGCAGTAGCTAACCAGAGGCGTCGGCCCGGCTATTAG